The proteins below are encoded in one region of Aequorivita iocasae:
- a CDS encoding nuclear transport factor 2 family protein, translating into MTAKEDFLRKFNEAYAKSDTDFLIAHVTNDIEWTIYGDKTISGIQDFKTAVEKMKSQAKVVLKLDQIITHGKTAAVNGMIKMTGNGKTSTYAFADIYILSGFKNPKVKQMKSYLIKIGNDEK; encoded by the coding sequence ATGACGGCAAAAGAAGATTTTTTACGCAAATTTAATGAGGCCTATGCGAAAAGTGATACCGATTTTTTGATTGCCCACGTTACCAATGATATTGAATGGACGATTTATGGCGACAAGACAATTTCCGGTATCCAGGATTTTAAAACGGCAGTGGAGAAAATGAAAAGTCAAGCAAAGGTAGTTTTGAAGTTAGATCAGATAATCACCCACGGCAAAACCGCCGCCGTAAATGGAATGATAAAAATGACAGGGAACGGAAAAACTTCCACCTATGCCTTTGCGGATATATATATTTTAAGCGGCTTCAAAAACCCAAAAGTAAAACAAATGAAATCGTATTTAATTAAAATTGGGAACGATGAAAAATAA
- a CDS encoding VOC family protein — protein MKNKVKTFWINLPVNDVKKSKEFFRKLGFSETERQPPNNEYAGFYLDERKTVLMLFPKERFAQFAGNPISDTHKGTEVFLNIDAPTREYVDEFATIVKEAGGTVYAAPTGVDGWMYLMGFIDLDGHRWGMLYMDNSKMPSE, from the coding sequence ATGAAAAATAAAGTAAAAACCTTTTGGATAAACCTTCCCGTAAACGATGTGAAAAAGTCAAAGGAATTCTTCAGGAAGCTGGGCTTTTCCGAAACGGAGCGCCAACCCCCAAATAACGAATACGCAGGCTTTTATTTGGATGAAAGGAAAACGGTACTGATGCTTTTTCCGAAGGAACGCTTTGCGCAATTTGCGGGCAACCCCATTTCCGATACCCATAAAGGCACGGAAGTATTTTTAAATATTGATGCTCCCACGCGGGAATATGTGGATGAATTTGCAACAATAGTGAAGGAAGCTGGCGGTACGGTATATGCAGCGCCTACCGGGGTTGATGGATGGATGTATCTAATGGGGTTTATAGACCTGGATGGCCACCGCTGGGGAATGCTTTATATGGATAATTCCAAAATGCCTTCGGAATAG
- a CDS encoding VOC family protein encodes MKQQIFINLPVRDLDKSKAFYVSLGFTINQQFSDETGACVVISDTIFVMLLTHDKFKQFTPKEIADAHKTTEVLNALSVASKERVDELMELALNNGGTPNGQTQEYDFMYGRDFNDPDGHIWELFYMDMEKLPK; translated from the coding sequence ATGAAACAACAAATTTTTATAAACCTTCCCGTAAGGGATTTGGACAAATCGAAAGCATTTTATGTGAGCCTAGGATTCACCATAAACCAACAGTTTTCAGATGAAACAGGGGCGTGTGTGGTGATTTCGGATACCATTTTTGTCATGCTGCTTACGCATGATAAGTTCAAACAGTTCACCCCTAAGGAAATTGCCGATGCCCATAAAACCACCGAGGTCCTCAACGCCCTAAGTGTAGCGAGCAAAGAAAGGGTGGATGAACTAATGGAACTGGCTCTCAACAATGGTGGTACCCCAAATGGTCAGACTCAGGAATATGACTTTATGTACGGCCGCGACTTTAACGACCCGGATGGCCATATTTGGGAACTGTTTTATATGGATATGGAGAAATTACCTAAATAA
- a CDS encoding Fic family protein, producing MNWKPQNLPYPQALESIKILKLLPEAHRALAELKGVAQSIPRQDILINTLAIQEAKDSSAVENIVTTHDEIYKASMGIENITSSKAKEVQNYIAAMKKGFALVASHNFLTLNHIKEIQGILENNNAGFRKVPGTTLKNQDTNQVVYTPPQSKDEIDRLMQNLETYINNPDLLPLDHLIKMAVFHFQFESIHPFYDGNGRTGRILNILYLIQYQLLEIPILYLSKYIIQHKNDYYRLLQQVRDDGQWEEYLCYMLTAVTVTAKDTLQKVKNIKAAMAQYKIILRSNYKFYSQDLLNHLFKQPYTKIEFLQHELNVSRITAANYLNQLAKDGHLTKHKIGRANYYVNASVLNALN from the coding sequence ATGAACTGGAAACCACAAAACCTTCCATATCCACAAGCGCTGGAAAGTATTAAAATACTAAAGCTTTTACCGGAAGCGCATCGCGCCTTGGCTGAATTAAAAGGAGTGGCACAATCTATACCACGACAAGATATTTTGATTAATACACTTGCCATACAGGAAGCAAAAGATAGTTCAGCAGTGGAAAATATCGTCACCACTCACGACGAAATTTATAAAGCCAGTATGGGTATTGAAAATATTACCTCTAGTAAGGCCAAGGAAGTCCAAAATTATATTGCAGCAATGAAAAAAGGATTTGCCCTTGTGGCAAGTCATAACTTTTTAACACTGAATCATATTAAGGAAATCCAAGGCATATTGGAAAACAATAATGCGGGATTTCGAAAAGTTCCTGGCACAACGTTAAAGAATCAAGATACCAATCAAGTAGTATATACTCCGCCACAGAGCAAGGATGAAATAGATAGGCTTATGCAAAACTTGGAAACCTATATCAATAATCCTGATCTTTTGCCCTTAGACCATTTGATTAAAATGGCGGTATTCCATTTTCAATTTGAAAGCATCCACCCTTTTTATGATGGTAATGGCCGCACGGGGCGGATTTTAAACATATTGTACTTAATACAATATCAATTGTTGGAAATACCCATCCTATATTTAAGTAAATATATTATACAGCATAAGAATGATTATTACCGCTTACTTCAGCAAGTACGCGATGACGGACAATGGGAAGAATATCTTTGTTATATGCTTACCGCCGTAACTGTTACGGCAAAAGATACTTTGCAAAAAGTAAAAAATATAAAAGCCGCAATGGCACAGTATAAAATCATCTTACGGTCCAACTATAAGTTTTATAGCCAAGATCTACTCAATCATTTATTTAAACAGCCTTACACAAAAATAGAATTTTTACAGCACGAATTAAATGTTTCGCGGATTACGGCAGCTAACTATTTGAATCAATTGGCTAAAGATGGCCATCTTACAAAACACAAAATTGGAAGGGCAAATTATTATGTGAATGCTTCTGTTTTAAATGCTTTAAATTAA
- a CDS encoding DUF6175 family protein: MNLKNNFFFVISILLTLTAHSQVNTVQPSVMVVPLLKGDLSYSEEIKTKDELRIAISEVKNAFDQRGYTTKDFSTLLKSMERDEAAKDDNKTGLKEKLYQMAGTDIMVEVDLILYKSSSGNRMTIILAGNATDNGDALATVNCDSQLRVTNDFTSLSQIAIKNCLEPFLVTLNEKFGQIVENGQTLKLEIDISPNSNFTMESIVPAKNDELKYVIQDWLEESSYKNYVSYTSTENQIMVDSYKYPIRDPQTGRNNKAAQVERKIKEFFRSINVPVKAENPRSGIILITIQ; this comes from the coding sequence ATGAATTTAAAAAACAACTTCTTTTTTGTAATCTCAATTTTACTAACCCTTACTGCACATTCCCAAGTGAATACAGTACAACCCAGTGTTATGGTTGTGCCTTTATTAAAAGGAGATCTTTCATACAGTGAAGAGATAAAAACAAAGGATGAACTGCGCATTGCGATTTCAGAAGTTAAAAATGCTTTTGATCAACGAGGATATACCACCAAAGACTTTAGCACATTGTTAAAGTCAATGGAGCGGGATGAGGCTGCAAAAGATGATAACAAAACAGGCCTAAAAGAAAAATTATACCAAATGGCGGGTACCGACATTATGGTAGAAGTTGATTTGATTCTTTATAAATCAAGTTCAGGAAATAGAATGACAATAATTTTGGCGGGTAATGCCACAGATAATGGTGATGCCTTGGCAACTGTCAATTGTGATTCACAGTTGAGAGTCACGAATGATTTTACTTCACTTTCACAAATAGCTATTAAAAATTGTCTAGAACCCTTTTTGGTGACCTTAAATGAAAAATTTGGTCAAATAGTGGAGAATGGCCAGACCCTAAAACTGGAAATCGATATTTCGCCAAATTCAAATTTCACCATGGAAAGCATAGTGCCAGCCAAAAATGATGAGCTAAAGTATGTAATTCAGGACTGGCTGGAGGAAAGCTCCTATAAAAATTATGTGAGCTATACATCTACAGAAAATCAGATAATGGTTGACTCCTATAAATATCCTATCCGCGATCCCCAAACTGGTCGCAACAATAAGGCCGCTCAAGTAGAGCGTAAAATAAAAGAATTTTTTAGAAGTATAAATGTTCCTGTAAAAGCTGAAAACCCACGTTCTGGAATAATTTTAATAACAATTCAGTAA
- a CDS encoding CsgG/HfaB family protein — protein sequence MKIKLLLILFFVMALKSWSQKTTVALLPFEKVASFPAESDAIYEKVKQAFIATNRFEIVDRKNFEKINSEKELQKTENFLNSDIVAQANAKGAEQLVTGRVIYVNYTKHATESSFYYDCNISFSLDVLDVETGQVIYSATLKPEDSFLNSVLKSSLGANSTPAKAFDNSLIRMQKYIDAFIENYFPIHTQILEIVETKKEEAKEVLLNVGTQTGTQKNDKYSVIEITTYDAGGKSIKREVEIGELKVIDVQGAEISSAKVSKGGEAILEKFQSNAKLLCKSKI from the coding sequence ATGAAAATAAAATTACTCCTCATTTTATTTTTTGTGATGGCTTTAAAAAGTTGGTCACAAAAAACCACGGTAGCCTTACTCCCTTTTGAAAAAGTTGCATCCTTTCCAGCCGAATCCGATGCCATTTATGAAAAGGTGAAACAGGCCTTTATTGCTACTAACCGCTTTGAAATTGTGGATAGAAAAAATTTCGAGAAAATAAATTCTGAAAAAGAACTTCAAAAAACGGAAAATTTTCTAAACAGTGATATTGTGGCCCAAGCCAATGCAAAGGGAGCCGAACAGTTAGTAACAGGAAGGGTTATTTATGTGAATTACACAAAACACGCTACAGAAAGTAGTTTTTATTATGACTGCAATATCTCCTTCAGTTTAGATGTATTGGATGTGGAAACAGGACAAGTTATCTATTCCGCTACCTTAAAGCCAGAAGACAGTTTTCTTAATAGTGTTCTTAAAAGTTCATTAGGGGCGAATAGCACACCCGCAAAGGCATTTGACAACTCCCTAATAAGAATGCAAAAATATATCGATGCATTCATTGAAAATTATTTCCCTATACATACTCAAATCTTGGAAATCGTGGAAACAAAAAAGGAGGAAGCAAAGGAAGTTTTATTAAATGTTGGCACCCAAACTGGTACCCAAAAAAACGATAAGTATAGTGTAATTGAAATTACTACTTATGATGCAGGCGGTAAAAGTATTAAGCGTGAAGTTGAAATAGGCGAACTTAAAGTCATAGATGTGCAAGGAGCTGAAATATCCTCCGCTAAAGTCTCAAAAGGCGGGGAAGCTATATTGGAAAAATTTCAAAGTAATGCCAAACTATTGTGCAAATCAAAAATTTAA
- a CDS encoding outer membrane beta-barrel protein, with product MGFINKLSLFSALFCITLVSAQFEKGDMVANFGIGVGGYYASGSGYATKIPPIELSGEYFIMENLSIGGFIGGTKSEYEYRLGQNDYETINYNYFNIGTVGNYHFVNQEKFDVYAGVRLGYVGLTLKYDDDEIDDDIIDELDGRSSGILAGAHVGGRYFFTDQFAANAELGYGIAILKIGASYKF from the coding sequence ATGGGTTTTATAAACAAACTATCTCTTTTTAGTGCATTGTTTTGCATAACATTAGTTTCCGCTCAATTTGAAAAAGGCGATATGGTCGCCAACTTTGGGATTGGTGTTGGAGGTTATTATGCCTCGGGAAGTGGATATGCTACTAAAATTCCTCCTATCGAACTTTCTGGCGAATATTTTATAATGGAAAATCTTTCTATTGGAGGATTTATTGGTGGGACTAAAAGTGAATATGAATACAGGCTTGGCCAGAATGATTATGAAACTATCAATTATAATTACTTCAATATTGGCACTGTGGGTAATTACCACTTTGTAAATCAGGAAAAGTTTGACGTTTACGCGGGAGTCCGGTTAGGTTACGTCGGTCTTACTCTTAAATATGATGATGATGAAATTGATGATGACATTATAGACGAATTGGATGGCCGAAGTTCAGGAATTTTGGCTGGAGCGCACGTGGGCGGGCGCTACTTTTTCACAGATCAATTTGCCGCCAATGCTGAATTGGGCTACGGGATTGCCATTCTAAAAATTGGTGCGTCCTATAAATTTTAG
- a CDS encoding response regulator transcription factor, which produces MKPKAHILIVEDKAILYKRLSMALSEENYSVDGFTPSVEKALERIQNKIPDIALLDIDLEGEQTGIDLGKILSTSYNIPFIYVTDYDDNETFFEGLKTKHDNFLVKTKPHLDTQQVVRAIQTALHRNKNEKSLPTKEGLLCFTDYIENIKEQGTNQISQVPLPYSNIALITTNSTKLNESKTKLKNRPCYIKLRTNYTRLETWEKESYYLPASLAELASKLPVSFIRINESEIVNLSHPVLQGRINGSRLKIGEHICHISKTYKPEVEKRFELLYQKFR; this is translated from the coding sequence ATGAAACCAAAAGCCCACATTTTAATAGTAGAGGATAAAGCCATTTTATACAAACGACTATCCATGGCCCTCTCGGAAGAAAATTACAGTGTAGATGGCTTTACCCCCAGCGTGGAAAAAGCTTTGGAACGGATACAGAATAAAATTCCGGATATTGCCTTGCTGGACATCGATCTGGAAGGGGAACAAACGGGTATCGATTTGGGCAAGATACTTTCTACATCCTATAATATTCCCTTTATTTATGTAACCGATTACGATGACAATGAAACCTTTTTTGAGGGCTTAAAAACCAAGCACGATAACTTCTTGGTAAAGACAAAACCCCATTTGGATACCCAGCAAGTAGTTCGCGCTATTCAGACCGCCCTTCACAGAAATAAAAATGAAAAGTCCCTGCCCACAAAGGAGGGGCTTTTATGTTTCACCGATTATATTGAAAATATCAAAGAGCAGGGCACCAATCAAATATCCCAAGTCCCCCTGCCCTATTCCAACATAGCCCTCATTACCACCAATTCCACAAAACTGAACGAATCTAAAACGAAGTTGAAGAACCGGCCCTGCTATATAAAACTCCGTACCAACTACACCCGTTTGGAAACCTGGGAGAAAGAGTCTTATTATTTACCCGCCTCGCTTGCCGAACTAGCAAGTAAATTGCCTGTATCCTTTATCCGAATCAACGAAAGCGAGATCGTAAACCTCTCCCATCCTGTCCTTCAGGGCCGCATCAACGGTAGCCGCCTTAAAATCGGGGAACACATCTGCCATATCTCCAAAACATACAAGCCGGAAGTTGAAAAGCGGTTCGAGCTACTTTATCAAAAATTCAGATAA